One window of Paenibacillus albicereus genomic DNA carries:
- a CDS encoding helix-turn-helix domain-containing protein, which produces MAYDYSVIGKRIRKAREEKGLTQEALAEHLDVSNAYISKIERGRTPINLDRLSELCVVLEETPEYLLSGANRSSQDFLRGEIIEMLEGCSPDKIRLISQVIRPIVEYKDKDKE; this is translated from the coding sequence ATGGCTTATGACTACTCCGTAATCGGCAAGCGGATCCGCAAGGCCCGCGAGGAAAAGGGCTTGACCCAGGAGGCGCTGGCCGAGCATCTTGACGTATCCAACGCCTACATCAGCAAGATCGAGCGAGGCCGGACGCCGATCAATCTCGACCGTCTCTCCGAATTGTGCGTCGTCCTTGAGGAGACGCCGGAATATTTGCTGAGCGGCGCGAACCGCTCCTCCCAGGATTTCTTGCGAGGCGAGATCATCGAGATGCTGGAGGGCTGCTCGCCCGACAAGATCCGGCTCATCTCCCAGGTGATCCGCCCGATCGTAGAGTACAAGGACAAGGATAAGGAATGA
- a CDS encoding PAS domain S-box protein: MTLDSLRPDRAAVALERSPFAVALLDPEAMQWEGMNAAFLRLTGYGDDAGASPPSPSRMVDLPDGSLAEAAAAAMSGGSCERRAMLRTARAGSLPIRAVFTDASSGGSACVALHVLEDGASSGEPLVEENIAELIVDHTLDLITCSTPEGIILYCAPSIKEILGYDVSEMIGRSRRDYYHEQEAKEMTPGRMYDTDRNFVRRVRHKDGRFIWMETYSREIRLADGRKRILTFGRDVTGMKKYEEMLAAVHRIAKIGAWEWDIDRSLITFSEDARRMFAYLLPAEAAPEDALIDLLNLVDRPVDRSLKEFLRLGKDNPPGERVWEYALDLPDGSAKTFQVRCEPRLTQQGKPERFIGIVRDVTEQRQLQRQLLESERNYRLITETSPDLITRHQGDPKVEFTFLSPSVEKLLGYTAEELLGRGVLPYVHADDRQRVQGYIEQQLRTDSSQTVEYRFLRKDGSYVWLEVTCSCIRDGRGEPLEIVALSRDISERILVSQKLQESEQRYKSLFEHSPQAVYSMNLQGDYLTANENLEKLTGYSLDELIGMNWGPIVPEEYAEKTLHHFGLACQGQPQSYDLKIRHKQGHDLLIQTINIPIIVDDEVVGVYGISSDISERARYVEQIEKLSHQYTLILNAVSEGILGLDNEGRTMFVNPAATAMLGLTAAESSSSSYLDLIEQTRADGTPYKRHESPIHQALREGRSYHSPEALLWRKDGSSFLAEFRVTPIYDRGEHRGAVLVFQDMTNEKEIIRAKESAEEADRAKSEFLAIMSHELRTPMNGILGMADLLAGTELDDEQQSYADMIIQSGESLLRLLNEILDFSKIEAGKMVLEKERFSMPKLASEVMDLFGAVAAEKRLRLELRLDESIPPALLGDEGRIRQVLVNLVGNAVKFTDEGRVCLAARLLGRDRGAAMLELAVRDTGIGIPLDKQNLLFQSFSQLHPGLNRKYGGTGLGLAISRRLVELMDGSIAVESTPGDGSTFRVLIRLEIEQEERLDAQAQTSETSLLEADGPAASARFSGVRALVVDDNQVNRMLLNAVLGKMGCSVDSASNGQEALQALEESRYDIVFMDLQMPVMDGLEASRAIHARIPAERQPAIVAVTAFVRQADRDKCLEAGMKDFIAKPVFASEVARVLGTLVSGGYGLDRMRE, translated from the coding sequence ATGACTCTAGATTCCCTCCGCCCCGACCGGGCTGCCGTGGCGCTCGAGCGTTCGCCCTTCGCCGTCGCCCTCCTCGATCCGGAGGCGATGCAGTGGGAGGGCATGAACGCGGCCTTTCTCCGCCTGACCGGATACGGCGACGATGCAGGCGCCTCGCCTCCTTCTCCTTCGCGCATGGTCGACCTGCCGGACGGCTCGCTCGCGGAGGCGGCCGCAGCCGCGATGAGCGGCGGCTCCTGCGAGCGGCGCGCGATGCTGCGGACGGCGCGGGCCGGCTCGCTGCCGATCCGCGCCGTCTTCACGGACGCCTCCTCCGGCGGCAGCGCCTGCGTCGCGCTGCATGTCCTCGAGGACGGGGCTTCCAGCGGCGAGCCGCTCGTCGAGGAGAACATCGCCGAGCTGATCGTCGACCATACGCTCGATCTCATCACCTGCAGCACCCCGGAGGGCATCATCCTTTACTGCGCTCCTTCCATCAAGGAGATTCTCGGGTACGACGTGAGCGAGATGATCGGACGCAGCCGGCGCGATTACTATCATGAGCAGGAAGCCAAGGAGATGACGCCGGGCCGGATGTACGATACCGACCGCAACTTCGTGCGCCGCGTCCGCCACAAGGACGGCCGCTTCATCTGGATGGAGACCTATTCCAGGGAAATCCGGCTCGCCGACGGCCGCAAGCGGATCCTGACCTTCGGACGGGACGTCACCGGCATGAAGAAATACGAGGAAATGCTTGCCGCCGTCCATCGCATCGCCAAGATCGGCGCCTGGGAATGGGACATCGACCGCAGCCTCATCACCTTTTCCGAGGACGCGAGGCGCATGTTCGCCTATCTGCTGCCCGCGGAAGCGGCGCCCGAGGACGCACTCATCGACCTGCTGAACCTCGTCGACCGGCCGGTCGACCGCAGCCTGAAGGAGTTCCTCCGCCTCGGCAAGGACAACCCTCCGGGCGAGAGAGTATGGGAATACGCCCTGGACCTCCCCGACGGCTCGGCCAAGACGTTCCAGGTCCGCTGCGAGCCGAGGCTGACCCAGCAGGGCAAGCCCGAGCGGTTCATCGGCATCGTGCGCGACGTCACGGAGCAGCGCCAGCTGCAGCGCCAGCTGCTGGAGAGCGAGCGCAACTACCGCCTCATCACCGAAACGTCTCCGGACCTCATCACGCGCCACCAGGGAGACCCGAAGGTCGAGTTCACCTTCCTCTCCCCGTCGGTGGAGAAGCTGCTCGGCTACACGGCCGAGGAGCTGCTCGGGCGCGGCGTCCTCCCGTACGTGCATGCGGACGACCGGCAGCGGGTGCAGGGCTACATCGAGCAGCAGCTGCGCACCGACAGCTCGCAGACGGTGGAATACCGCTTCCTCCGCAAGGACGGCTCCTACGTCTGGCTGGAGGTCACATGCAGCTGCATCCGCGACGGAAGAGGCGAGCCGCTGGAGATCGTCGCCCTCTCGCGCGACATCTCCGAGCGCATCCTCGTCAGCCAGAAGCTGCAGGAAAGCGAGCAGCGCTACAAGTCGCTGTTCGAGCACAGCCCGCAGGCGGTCTACTCGATGAATCTGCAGGGCGACTATCTGACGGCCAACGAGAACCTCGAGAAGCTGACCGGCTATTCGCTGGACGAGCTGATCGGGATGAACTGGGGACCGATCGTTCCGGAGGAATATGCCGAAAAGACGCTTCATCATTTCGGACTCGCCTGCCAGGGCCAGCCCCAGTCCTACGATCTCAAGATCCGCCACAAGCAAGGCCACGACCTGCTCATCCAAACGATCAACATCCCGATCATCGTGGACGACGAGGTCGTCGGCGTCTACGGCATCTCCAGCGATATCTCGGAGCGGGCGCGCTACGTCGAGCAGATCGAGAAGCTCAGCCATCAGTACACGCTCATCCTCAACGCGGTCTCCGAAGGCATCCTCGGGCTGGACAACGAGGGGCGGACGATGTTCGTCAATCCGGCGGCGACGGCGATGCTCGGGCTGACGGCCGCCGAATCGAGCAGCAGCTCCTATCTGGACCTGATCGAGCAGACGCGCGCCGACGGAACGCCCTACAAGCGCCATGAGTCGCCGATCCATCAGGCGCTGCGCGAAGGCCGGTCCTACCATAGTCCGGAGGCGCTGCTGTGGCGCAAGGACGGATCGAGCTTCCTCGCGGAATTCCGCGTCACGCCGATCTACGACCGGGGTGAGCATCGCGGCGCCGTGCTCGTCTTCCAGGACATGACGAACGAGAAGGAGATCATCCGGGCCAAGGAATCCGCCGAGGAAGCGGACCGCGCCAAGTCGGAGTTCCTCGCGATCATGAGCCACGAGCTGCGCACGCCGATGAACGGCATCCTCGGCATGGCCGACCTGCTGGCCGGCACGGAGCTCGACGACGAGCAGCAGAGCTACGCCGACATGATTATCCAGAGCGGCGAGTCGCTGCTGCGCCTGCTCAACGAGATTCTCGACTTCAGCAAGATCGAGGCGGGCAAGATGGTACTGGAAAAGGAACGCTTCTCCATGCCGAAGCTGGCGTCGGAGGTCATGGATTTGTTCGGTGCCGTCGCGGCGGAAAAGCGGCTGCGGCTGGAGCTGCGGCTGGACGAGTCGATTCCGCCGGCGCTGCTGGGCGATGAGGGCCGCATCCGGCAGGTGCTCGTCAATCTCGTCGGCAACGCCGTCAAGTTCACGGACGAGGGCCGGGTCTGCCTGGCGGCGCGCCTGCTCGGACGCGACCGCGGCGCCGCCATGCTCGAGCTCGCGGTGCGCGACACCGGCATCGGCATCCCGCTCGACAAGCAGAACTTGCTCTTCCAATCGTTCTCGCAGCTGCATCCCGGCCTCAACCGCAAGTACGGAGGCACCGGACTTGGCCTGGCGATCAGCCGCCGCCTCGTGGAGCTGATGGACGGCTCGATCGCCGTGGAGAGCACGCCGGGCGACGGCTCGACGTTCCGCGTGCTGATCCGCCTCGAGATCGAGCAGGAGGAGCGGCTCGACGCGCAAGCCCAGACGTCCGAGACGAGCCTGCTCGAGGCGGACGGGCCCGCCGCTTCGGCCCGCTTCAGCGGCGTTCGGGCGCTCGTCGTCGACGACAACCAGGTCAACCGCATGCTGCTGAATGCCGTCCTGGGCAAGATGGGCTGCTCCGTCGACAGCGCCTCCAACGGCCAGGAAGCGCTCCAGGCGCTGGAGGAAAGCCGCTACGACATCGTCTTCATGGATCTGCAGATGCCGGTCATGGACGGCCTGGAGGCGAGCCGGGCGATCCATGCCCGCATCCCGGCGGAGCGGCAGCCGGCGATCGTAGCCGTGACGGCGTTCGTCCGCCAGGCCGACCGCGACAAGTGCCTCGAAGCCGGCATGAAGGACTTCATCGCCAAGCCCGTCTTCGCGTCCGAGGTGGCGCGCGTGCTCGGCACGCTCGTCTCCGGCGGCTACGGCCTGGACCGCATGCGGGAGTGA